The Exiguobacterium mexicanum genome includes a window with the following:
- a CDS encoding DUF871 domain-containing protein, with the protein MKGLSVYLSEPLTPQFKIWIGRMREIGFTSMFTSLHIPEDDTSVYTERLRDLGTLARKLDMELFADIAPMSLAALGKTWDDAHTLTEWGVTGLRVDYGVTPKQVADLSTRMTVALNASTLSEAELIEMKQHGLVTDNVEAWHNFYPRPETGLDRNWFDAKNDWLKRQGLSVQAFIPGDGSLRGPLFERLPTLEDHRTLSTFACYLDLADSVDRILIGDPGLADETIEQFASHADGMLVLRAEAETTIEAAFYRVQTNRMDPARDVIRSVESRAYGRPGDRLLEPMDARPRPLGTITVDNADYGRYAGEMQMTKRDLPPDARVNVLGRVIEADRPLIRAIGPGTTFRIEWC; encoded by the coding sequence ATGAAAGGATTATCGGTTTATTTGAGCGAACCGCTCACACCGCAGTTCAAGATATGGATCGGACGCATGCGCGAGATTGGCTTCACCTCGATGTTCACGTCACTGCATATCCCCGAGGACGACACGTCGGTGTATACGGAAAGGCTCCGTGATCTCGGGACGCTCGCACGAAAACTCGACATGGAGCTGTTTGCGGATATCGCACCGATGTCGCTCGCCGCGCTCGGCAAGACGTGGGACGATGCCCATACGCTCACCGAGTGGGGCGTGACGGGGCTGCGCGTCGATTACGGCGTGACCCCAAAACAAGTCGCCGACTTGTCGACCCGGATGACGGTCGCCTTGAACGCGAGCACGCTGTCTGAAGCGGAACTCATAGAGATGAAGCAACACGGCCTCGTGACGGACAACGTCGAGGCGTGGCACAACTTCTATCCGCGCCCAGAGACGGGGCTTGATCGAAACTGGTTCGATGCCAAGAACGATTGGTTGAAACGCCAAGGATTGAGCGTTCAAGCGTTCATCCCGGGAGATGGGTCACTCCGCGGACCGTTGTTTGAACGGTTGCCGACGCTCGAAGACCATCGAACGTTATCGACGTTCGCTTGTTACTTGGACCTCGCCGATTCGGTCGACCGCATTTTAATCGGCGATCCGGGACTTGCCGACGAGACGATCGAACAGTTCGCCTCACACGCGGACGGGATGCTCGTCCTCCGGGCCGAAGCGGAGACGACGATTGAGGCCGCCTTCTATCGCGTCCAGACGAACCGGATGGATCCGGCCCGTGACGTCATCCGCTCGGTCGAGTCTCGGGCTTACGGCCGACCTGGGGACCGCTTGCTTGAACCGATGGATGCGAGACCGCGTCCGCTTGGGACGATCACGGTCGATAATGCGGATTACGGGCGCTATGCCGGCGAGATGCAAATGACGAAACGGGATCTTCCGCCTGATGCACGAGTCAACGTTCTCGGCCGGGTCATCGAGGCAGACCGGCCGCTCATCCGTGCCATCGGACCGGGTACGACGTTTCGGATTGAATGGTGCTGA
- a CDS encoding PTS transporter subunit EIIC: MKKEEVLAHAILEHVGGKDNIRQLAHCMTRVRLALKDPTKADLAALKQIDGVMGVIDDETLQIVVGPGTVNRVADHLSRETGLAIGEESVDANLTPDERAAIERQKVKDKQKSPFKRFLRRLGNIFIPLIPGLVASGIINGGANFAKNAGVDPTETWMQILLLLGSTVFAYLAILVGWNTAKEFGGTPVLGAIAGGILFNPVLADITIYGEPLVVGRGGLFGVIFAAWLMTYIEKHVRRFMPTAVDIIFTPLLTVLVVGFTALYAIMPVAGVLSDGIMQGLNAVLEVGGPVAGAVLAGFFLPLVMVGLHHGLTPIHLELLNTVGNTALLPILAMAGAGQVGAALAIFVKTRNQRLRNIIKGAIPVGFLGIGEPLLYGVTLPLGRPFLTACMGAAVGGAFQATMKTAALGIGVSGLSLTPLIDNGMYLTYIAGLVISYTAGFIFTYFFGFKEEMADGI, from the coding sequence ATGAAGAAAGAAGAGGTTCTTGCGCATGCGATACTCGAGCATGTCGGGGGGAAAGACAACATTCGTCAACTCGCGCACTGTATGACACGTGTGCGTTTGGCGCTCAAGGATCCGACGAAAGCGGATCTTGCCGCCTTGAAACAAATCGATGGTGTCATGGGTGTCATCGATGATGAGACGTTGCAAATCGTCGTTGGCCCGGGGACGGTCAACCGCGTGGCGGACCATCTCAGTCGTGAGACGGGGCTCGCCATCGGAGAAGAATCGGTCGACGCGAACTTGACTCCGGACGAACGGGCCGCCATCGAACGTCAAAAAGTGAAAGACAAACAGAAGTCGCCGTTCAAGCGCTTCTTGCGTCGCTTAGGGAATATTTTCATTCCGCTCATTCCAGGACTTGTCGCTTCAGGTATCATTAACGGAGGAGCCAACTTCGCGAAGAACGCCGGGGTCGACCCGACGGAAACGTGGATGCAAATCCTCTTGTTGCTCGGTAGCACGGTATTCGCCTACCTCGCCATTCTCGTCGGTTGGAATACGGCAAAAGAGTTCGGCGGGACGCCGGTACTCGGTGCCATCGCCGGGGGGATCCTCTTCAACCCGGTGCTCGCGGACATCACCATTTATGGGGAACCGCTCGTCGTCGGGCGGGGTGGACTGTTCGGGGTCATCTTTGCCGCTTGGCTCATGACGTACATCGAGAAACATGTCCGTCGCTTCATGCCGACAGCGGTTGATATCATTTTCACACCGCTTCTTACGGTACTCGTCGTCGGTTTCACGGCGCTCTATGCGATTATGCCGGTCGCAGGCGTGTTGTCGGACGGTATCATGCAAGGTCTTAACGCCGTGCTCGAAGTCGGTGGACCGGTCGCAGGGGCTGTTCTTGCTGGATTCTTCTTACCGCTCGTCATGGTCGGATTGCACCACGGACTCACACCGATTCACTTGGAGTTGCTCAACACGGTCGGTAACACGGCACTCTTGCCGATCTTGGCGATGGCCGGGGCCGGACAAGTCGGGGCAGCACTTGCTATCTTTGTGAAGACGCGCAACCAACGTCTCCGTAACATCATCAAAGGGGCGATCCCGGTCGGATTCCTTGGCATCGGTGAACCGCTCCTCTACGGGGTCACGCTTCCGCTCGGTCGTCCGTTCTTGACGGCTTGTATGGGGGCCGCGGTCGGCGGTGCCTTCCAAGCGACGATGAAGACGGCAGCACTCGGGATTGGGGTCTCGGGTCTCTCGCTCACACCGCTCATCGACAACGGCATGTACTTGACGTACATCGCAGGTCTTGTCATTTCGTATACGGCTGGCTTCATCTTCACGTATTTCTTCGGCTTCAAAGAAGAGATGGCAGACGGGATTTAA
- a CDS encoding lipoate--protein ligase family protein: MYMTHPLLRQPTYRVIDQSSLGPAFQAEQSFATDDTLCASTATSGAVLRAWVHLNTVVLGIQDARLPHLSDGIRFLHKHGFRPVVRNSGGLAVVLDEDILNLSLILPEKDGIQIDSGYEAMTSLIQLMFQDVTTDIVAGEIVGSYCPGSFDLSIGGKKFAGISQRRVRGGVAVQIYLSVRKSGSERATLIRDFYERAIQGEATKFTYPAIVPETMASLEDLLGIPLTVDDVLRRAYTVLSDVSRLIPGTLDAEEQATLVTQLDRMWKRNEPIREIEQQLIEE, from the coding sequence ATGTATATGACCCATCCATTATTACGACAACCGACCTACCGTGTCATTGACCAGTCTTCGCTCGGTCCGGCGTTCCAAGCCGAGCAATCGTTCGCGACGGACGACACGCTCTGTGCGTCGACCGCAACGTCTGGTGCCGTCCTCAGGGCCTGGGTTCATCTAAACACGGTCGTGCTCGGCATTCAAGACGCCCGCCTGCCTCACTTGTCAGACGGCATCCGTTTTCTACATAAACATGGATTCCGTCCCGTCGTGCGAAATTCAGGAGGGCTTGCCGTCGTCTTGGATGAAGACATATTGAACTTATCCCTGATTTTACCTGAAAAAGACGGGATTCAAATCGATAGCGGCTACGAGGCGATGACGTCGCTCATCCAACTCATGTTTCAAGACGTGACGACAGACATTGTCGCTGGCGAAATCGTTGGGTCTTACTGCCCCGGCAGTTTCGACTTATCCATCGGCGGCAAGAAGTTCGCCGGCATCTCACAGCGCCGTGTCCGTGGCGGTGTCGCCGTCCAAATTTATTTGAGCGTCCGCAAGAGCGGGAGCGAACGCGCCACCCTCATCCGTGATTTTTATGAGCGCGCCATCCAAGGCGAAGCGACAAAATTCACCTACCCGGCCATCGTCCCTGAGACGATGGCGTCACTCGAGGACTTGCTCGGTATCCCGCTCACCGTCGATGACGTGTTGCGCCGCGCCTACACCGTCCTTAGTGACGTGAGCCGGCTCATACCTGGCACTCTCGATGCGGAAGAGCAGGCGACGCTCGTGACCCAGCTCGACCGGATGTGGAAGCGCAATGAACCGATCCGTGAGATTGAACAACAATTAATAGAGGAGTGA
- the ypfJ gene encoding KPN_02809 family neutral zinc metallopeptidase, producing MKWKGRQASRNVEDRRGQRVGGKGIAGIGGGFGLILVIVFTLLNGGNPADIVNNIGIGEPQSSETYQGSAREEEMADFVSVVLRDTEEVWTDIFAENGLTYREPTLVLYKDQVESACGIAGSAVGPFYCPGDQKLYIDLSFYDELSQRFNAPGDFAMAYVVAHEVGHHVQTLLGTTDEIMPLRNEMSETQFNKYLVRFELQADYYAGVWAHHAQGMGYLEAGDVEEAMNAAHQIGDDTLQKQARGYVTPDSFTHGTSEQRKRWFDKGFQNGTIQGGDTFNAKNL from the coding sequence ATGAAATGGAAGGGTAGACAAGCAAGTCGTAACGTTGAAGATCGACGGGGACAACGTGTCGGAGGGAAAGGGATTGCCGGGATTGGCGGAGGCTTCGGTCTCATCTTGGTCATCGTCTTCACGTTGCTGAACGGGGGCAATCCGGCAGACATTGTCAACAACATCGGGATCGGCGAACCACAGTCGTCCGAGACGTACCAAGGGTCGGCACGGGAAGAAGAGATGGCAGACTTCGTGTCGGTCGTGCTAAGGGATACCGAGGAAGTATGGACCGATATATTCGCAGAGAACGGATTGACGTATCGGGAACCGACGCTCGTCTTGTATAAAGACCAGGTTGAATCTGCCTGCGGTATCGCGGGATCGGCTGTCGGACCATTCTACTGTCCCGGTGACCAAAAGCTATACATCGATTTAAGTTTCTATGATGAACTCAGTCAACGTTTCAACGCACCGGGTGACTTCGCGATGGCGTATGTCGTCGCCCACGAAGTCGGCCACCACGTCCAGACGTTGCTCGGCACGACCGATGAGATCATGCCGCTCCGTAACGAAATGAGTGAGACGCAATTCAATAAATATTTGGTCCGCTTCGAGCTTCAGGCCGATTATTATGCGGGTGTCTGGGCCCACCACGCCCAAGGCATGGGCTACCTCGAGGCTGGCGACGTCGAAGAGGCGATGAATGCGGCGCACCAAATCGGGGATGACACGCTTCAAAAACAGGCACGCGGGTATGTGACGCCAGACTCGTTCACCCATGGGACGTCCGAACAGCGGAAACGCTGGTTCGACAAAGGGTTCCAAAACGGGACGATTCAAGGCGGCGATACGTTCAATGCCAAAAACTTATAA
- a CDS encoding 2-hydroxymuconate tautomerase has protein sequence MPYVTVKMLPGRTVEQKRALIEKVTEAVSETTNAPKENITVFIEEMDATHYGQAGVMHADKK, from the coding sequence ATGCCATACGTAACGGTTAAAATGCTCCCAGGCCGCACGGTCGAACAAAAACGTGCGTTGATTGAAAAAGTGACGGAAGCCGTCTCGGAGACGACGAACGCACCGAAAGAAAACATCACCGTCTTCATCGAAGAAATGGACGCGACGCACTACGGTCAAGCCGGCGTTATGCACGCGGACAAGAAGTAA
- a CDS encoding HD domain-containing protein, with product MYTSRGQLSGSKVFKDPVHRYIYVYDHLVWELINTKEFQRLRRIKQLGTSFLTFHGAEHTRFHHSLGVYEIARQLIDQFHEYPEWDDRNRELLLAAALLHDVGHGPFSHAFEHVFAVRHEVWTERIILGDTEVNKVLSEMGVGFPEEVAAIINKTHPNRLLVNILSSQLDVDRMDYLLRDAHFAGVSYGKFDLERMLRVLRPDEDQVVVKQSGMHTIEDYIMRRYQMYWQVYLHPATRSSDLLLKAVLERAQELYESGYSFEMTPKHFLPIFNHEDMTLEHYLKLDETIVYFYFQEWMDEADPILADLASRFVNRRLLKYKNFPEANRVRYMDRLRSTMEAIGLPTRYYLLEDQLSQLPYDLYKGHGTYEGIYLKMNDGDRREISEVSMLVQSILNSRQSDEKIYYPEDVLLNLKDHASEKTWMLSTLRGD from the coding sequence ATGTATACGTCACGAGGTCAATTGTCAGGATCGAAAGTGTTCAAAGATCCGGTTCACCGCTATATATATGTCTACGATCATCTCGTCTGGGAATTGATCAACACGAAAGAGTTTCAGCGCTTGCGGCGCATCAAACAGCTCGGGACGTCGTTTTTGACGTTCCACGGGGCCGAGCATACGCGTTTCCATCATTCGCTCGGCGTCTACGAAATCGCCCGACAGCTAATCGATCAGTTCCATGAGTATCCGGAGTGGGATGACCGCAACCGGGAGCTGTTGCTCGCGGCGGCGCTGCTGCACGATGTCGGACACGGTCCGTTCTCACACGCGTTCGAGCACGTCTTCGCCGTTCGTCACGAAGTATGGACCGAACGAATCATCCTCGGGGACACGGAAGTGAACAAAGTGCTGTCGGAGATGGGGGTCGGCTTCCCGGAAGAAGTAGCGGCCATCATCAATAAGACGCACCCGAACCGCTTGCTCGTCAATATCCTCAGTTCGCAACTCGACGTCGATCGGATGGACTATCTGCTCCGTGACGCCCATTTCGCCGGTGTCAGTTACGGTAAGTTCGACCTTGAGCGCATGCTTCGGGTGTTGCGTCCCGATGAGGACCAAGTCGTCGTCAAACAGTCGGGCATGCATACGATTGAGGACTATATCATGCGGCGCTATCAAATGTATTGGCAAGTTTACTTGCATCCGGCGACGCGATCGAGCGATTTATTACTCAAAGCCGTGCTCGAACGGGCGCAAGAACTATACGAATCGGGTTATTCTTTCGAGATGACTCCAAAGCATTTCTTGCCGATTTTTAACCATGAAGACATGACGCTCGAGCATTATTTGAAGCTCGATGAGACGATCGTCTATTTCTATTTTCAGGAATGGATGGATGAGGCGGACCCGATTTTGGCCGACCTTGCGAGCCGCTTCGTCAACCGTCGTTTGTTGAAATATAAGAACTTCCCGGAAGCGAACCGCGTCCGCTATATGGACCGCTTGCGTTCAACGATGGAGGCAATCGGTTTACCGACGCGCTACTACTTGCTCGAGGATCAGCTCAGCCAATTGCCATACGATTTGTATAAAGGGCACGGGACATACGAAGGCATCTATCTCAAGATGAATGATGGCGACCGCCGGGAAATTTCGGAAGTGTCGATGCTCGTCCAATCGATTTTAAACTCACGACAGTCCGACGAGAAAATCTATTATCCGGAGGACGTACTGCTCAACTTGAAAGATCACGCATCAGAAAAAACATGGATGTTGTCAACGTTACGAGGCGATTGA
- a CDS encoding MurR/RpiR family transcriptional regulator, translating to MESLLKKIELAKSEMTSVEKKIADYILTHSTLVPNMTTKELAQKTDVSEASIVRFARVVGIDSFKAFKLALVKDLAITETTLTDFNVLQQKDTPYDSFQKVIHVNKMAIEACAEAMDKRELEHAIDTFARANRVVFYGVGGSSTAAYDAQYKFTKLGYAAQTSQDFHYMLSLIPHLGPNDVFVAISTSGRTKDVLELVRFAKKKGVPVVAITDLDKSPLYREADVRLCTPSVERDFRIASIASRMTQLTIIDTLYMGLLHRKGESLIDRYAEARDEMVKLRR from the coding sequence ATGGAATCCTTACTCAAAAAAATCGAACTCGCTAAAAGTGAGATGACGTCTGTCGAGAAGAAAATCGCAGACTATATTTTGACCCACTCGACGCTCGTTCCGAACATGACGACGAAAGAACTTGCTCAAAAGACGGATGTGTCAGAGGCGAGTATCGTCCGGTTCGCCCGCGTCGTCGGCATCGACAGCTTCAAGGCGTTCAAGCTCGCCCTCGTCAAAGACTTGGCCATCACCGAGACGACACTCACCGACTTCAACGTGTTACAGCAGAAAGACACACCGTACGATTCGTTTCAAAAAGTCATCCATGTAAACAAGATGGCCATCGAGGCGTGCGCCGAGGCGATGGACAAGCGTGAGCTCGAGCATGCAATCGATACGTTTGCCCGAGCGAACCGGGTCGTGTTTTATGGGGTCGGCGGTTCGTCAACGGCTGCCTATGACGCGCAATATAAATTCACAAAGCTCGGCTATGCGGCCCAGACGTCGCAAGACTTCCATTACATGTTGTCACTCATCCCGCATCTCGGACCGAACGACGTCTTTGTCGCCATCAGCACGTCGGGTCGGACGAAAGATGTACTCGAACTCGTCCGCTTCGCCAAAAAGAAAGGGGTGCCGGTCGTCGCCATCACGGACCTCGATAAATCTCCGCTCTATCGGGAGGCGGACGTCCGTCTTTGCACGCCGAGTGTCGAACGTGACTTCCGGATCGCGAGCATCGCGTCACGGATGACCCAGTTGACGATCATCGATACGCTCTATATGGGTCTGTTGCACCGAAAAGGCGAAAGTTTGATTGACCGTTACGCCGAGGCGCGTGACGAGATGGTGAAGTTGCGCCGATGA
- a CDS encoding DegV family protein, whose protein sequence is MFKIITDTGADLTQDQIVEYGLEMLPLGVVIDNDEFLDGETIQPKDVYDAMRAGKTPKTFQIEAARLEQCFRQHLESEIPFLYLAFSGELSGTYQTAVMIGNLLKEEYPNSTFHILDTRAASVGQGLFVKTVAEYGQDHTYEETVAYATSLVGKIRHLFTVESLEYLMRGGRVSKASAFIGDLLTILPLLTVEDGKLVPIEKVRGHKKVLRRIVEWMTESKPLVEGGHVFIGHGDDPVKADQFEALLREHVNPASVTKTIVGSAIGAHTGPGLLVVGYFEMK, encoded by the coding sequence ATGTTTAAAATCATAACCGATACCGGCGCCGATTTGACCCAAGACCAGATCGTCGAGTACGGTCTCGAAATGCTACCGCTCGGTGTCGTCATCGACAACGACGAATTTTTAGACGGTGAGACGATTCAACCAAAAGACGTGTACGACGCGATGCGTGCCGGGAAGACGCCGAAGACGTTCCAAATCGAGGCGGCCCGCCTCGAACAATGTTTCCGTCAACATCTCGAATCGGAAATCCCGTTCCTGTACCTCGCCTTCTCCGGTGAGCTTTCAGGCACCTATCAGACGGCCGTCATGATCGGCAACCTACTTAAAGAAGAATACCCGAACAGCACGTTCCATATTCTTGATACGCGTGCCGCCTCCGTCGGCCAAGGACTGTTTGTCAAGACGGTCGCCGAGTATGGTCAAGACCATACGTACGAAGAGACGGTCGCCTACGCGACGTCGCTCGTCGGCAAAATCCGGCATTTGTTCACGGTCGAATCGCTTGAATATTTGATGCGCGGCGGTCGTGTCTCAAAAGCGAGCGCGTTCATCGGGGATTTGTTGACGATTCTACCGCTTTTGACAGTCGAAGACGGCAAGCTCGTCCCAATCGAGAAGGTGCGCGGTCACAAGAAAGTGTTACGCCGCATCGTCGAATGGATGACCGAGTCGAAACCGCTCGTCGAGGGTGGGCACGTCTTCATCGGCCACGGCGATGATCCAGTCAAAGCCGACCAATTCGAGGCGTTGTTACGGGAACATGTGAACCCAGCGAGCGTCACGAAGACAATCGTCGGTTCGGCCATTGGGGCGCACACAGGCCCAGGCTTGCTCGTCGTCGGTTATTTCGAAATGAAATAA
- the murQ gene encoding N-acetylmuramic acid 6-phosphate etherase: MVAMLDKLATERRNERTMHLDEMAVEEFLAVMNEEDQSVPHVIKEELSVIAEVTKRAIASFKQGGRLIYIGAGTSGRLGILDAAECVPTFGVSPDMVVGLIAGGERALIKAVEGAEDSKDLAVNDLKALHLNEKDTVVGIAASGRTPYVIGGLDYAREVGATTAALSCNKGSKISDHAEYKIEVETGPEVLTGSTRLKAGTAQKLVLNMISTASMIGVGKVYQNLMVDVQPTNEKLEVRAKRMIAEATGVDEQTAARYFDSSGGHVKTAIVMILADVPHAEAVERLERANGFVRDAL; encoded by the coding sequence ATGGTGGCGATGTTAGACAAACTGGCTACTGAAAGACGGAATGAACGAACGATGCACTTGGACGAGATGGCGGTCGAGGAGTTCCTCGCGGTGATGAACGAGGAAGATCAGTCGGTCCCCCACGTCATTAAAGAAGAGCTATCGGTCATTGCCGAAGTGACGAAGCGTGCCATCGCATCCTTCAAACAAGGCGGGCGTTTGATTTATATCGGCGCAGGGACGAGCGGACGGCTCGGTATCTTGGATGCGGCAGAATGTGTGCCGACGTTCGGCGTATCACCGGACATGGTCGTCGGACTCATCGCCGGAGGCGAGCGTGCGCTCATCAAAGCCGTCGAGGGAGCAGAAGACAGCAAGGATTTGGCAGTCAACGATTTGAAAGCGCTTCACTTGAACGAGAAGGACACGGTCGTCGGAATCGCCGCGAGCGGCCGGACACCGTACGTCATCGGCGGGCTCGATTACGCCCGTGAAGTCGGGGCGACGACAGCTGCGTTATCATGTAACAAAGGATCAAAAATCAGCGACCACGCCGAGTATAAAATTGAGGTCGAGACGGGACCGGAAGTGTTGACCGGTTCGACCCGTTTGAAAGCAGGGACGGCGCAAAAACTCGTCCTCAACATGATTTCGACGGCGTCGATGATTGGAGTAGGGAAAGTGTATCAAAACCTGATGGTCGACGTGCAGCCGACGAACGAGAAGTTGGAAGTGCGGGCCAAACGGATGATTGCGGAAGCGACAGGGGTCGACGAACAGACGGCCGCGCGTTATTTTGATTCATCCGGTGGGCACGTCAAGACGGCGATCGTCATGATTTTAGCCGATGTCCCGCATGCGGAGGCAGTCGAGCGATTAGAGCGTGCGAACGGATTCGTCCGTGACGCACTATAA
- a CDS encoding GNAT family N-acetyltransferase, producing MIHVYDATWRDKVATFLLRQSAFASLNGQTPEAFRDENLTDFEAEGTVSLVFEEGGVIAVADLLKEHPVDGSLWLGLFVVDEQFHGTGVAQRLYEQLEQEYMRPFQTVFRLGVLPHNERAHHFWERQGYVYEKDSVTARGDHVHVMKKLVE from the coding sequence ATGATTCACGTCTATGATGCGACGTGGCGCGACAAGGTCGCGACGTTCTTATTGCGGCAGTCGGCGTTCGCGAGCTTGAACGGACAGACGCCTGAAGCGTTTCGAGACGAGAATTTGACCGACTTTGAAGCCGAAGGGACCGTCAGCCTCGTGTTTGAAGAAGGGGGCGTCATCGCGGTCGCTGATTTGTTGAAAGAACATCCAGTCGACGGATCGCTCTGGCTCGGCCTGTTCGTCGTCGACGAGCAATTTCATGGTACCGGTGTCGCGCAACGGCTGTATGAGCAACTTGAACAGGAATATATGCGCCCTTTCCAGACGGTGTTTCGGCTCGGAGTCTTGCCGCACAATGAACGGGCACATCACTTTTGGGAACGACAAGGTTATGTGTACGAAAAAGATTCCGTCACGGCACGGGGCGACCACGTCCACGTGATGAAGAAACTGGTCGAATGA
- a CDS encoding Na/Pi cotransporter family protein — MGIGTLVGGVGIFLLGMMLLTDTLKSMAGERLRQRLNRLAEGPVSGAFLGATMTTLFQSSTVTTLMTISFVSAGLLTFTQALTLVIGANAGSATTGWIVALLGYNVDIRELLLPLIGVGMALRLIGRRVKRIGMLMVGLGLIFVGIGTLQEAMREVVTFSFASWEADTPLHQLALLGTGLLMTVLLQSSSIGLVLTMTALATDTVTLAQACLLVLGQSAGTSLVVALGSIGGWKSARRIVLAHVLVHGSILLIGWLTFPLLFGVVNGVADRLNWNELLRLALFHTSFHLLGVFTFLPFHEAFSRRLLKWVPSRAEKLTRFLNPNMARIPTVALEAARRSLIEIERYLAKETKLLLAEGRKRDDELQLVEKTLGDVRVFLSTIQLEEGRGRNDYGQHLSLLHTIDHLERWLFVMREVEPVDALRDTDFLVARQLVLHELDMLETLNHHTPPEESRQWKTASKQLAEYRKAHRAELLEETAANQLEMDQTIQKVQALLWLDRIGYHIWRATRHLIKPTVPSERFEVNLED, encoded by the coding sequence ATGGGAATCGGCACATTGGTCGGGGGAGTCGGCATCTTCCTACTCGGGATGATGCTGTTGACGGATACGTTAAAAAGCATGGCCGGGGAACGCCTCCGGCAACGATTGAATCGCTTGGCTGAAGGACCTGTTTCGGGTGCCTTTCTCGGAGCGACGATGACGACGTTGTTTCAGTCCTCGACCGTGACGACGCTCATGACAATCAGTTTTGTCAGTGCCGGCCTGCTGACGTTCACCCAAGCGCTCACACTCGTCATCGGAGCGAACGCGGGTAGCGCGACGACCGGATGGATCGTGGCGCTCTTAGGTTATAACGTCGATATCCGCGAGCTGTTGCTCCCGCTCATCGGGGTCGGCATGGCGCTGCGCTTGATTGGGCGGCGCGTCAAACGCATCGGCATGCTCATGGTCGGACTTGGCCTCATTTTTGTCGGCATCGGAACGCTCCAAGAGGCGATGCGGGAAGTTGTCACGTTCTCGTTCGCCAGTTGGGAAGCGGACACACCGCTCCACCAACTTGCGCTTCTCGGTACGGGCCTGTTGATGACTGTTTTATTGCAGTCTTCAAGCATCGGTCTCGTCTTGACGATGACGGCGCTCGCGACCGATACGGTCACCCTTGCCCAAGCGTGTCTGCTCGTCTTAGGGCAAAGTGCCGGGACAAGTCTCGTCGTCGCGCTCGGGTCGATCGGAGGTTGGAAGTCGGCCCGCCGCATCGTCTTGGCGCACGTGCTCGTCCACGGCTCGATTTTACTTATCGGCTGGCTAACCTTCCCGCTCTTGTTCGGCGTCGTCAACGGTGTGGCCGACCGTCTCAATTGGAACGAACTGTTGCGGCTCGCCTTGTTCCACACGTCGTTCCATCTGCTTGGTGTGTTCACGTTTTTGCCGTTCCACGAGGCGTTCAGCCGTCGGTTGCTGAAGTGGGTCCCGAGCCGAGCGGAGAAGCTGACCCGGTTCTTGAACCCGAACATGGCCCGCATCCCGACGGTCGCGCTCGAAGCGGCCCGACGCTCGTTGATTGAAATCGAGCGCTATCTCGCCAAAGAGACGAAACTGTTGCTAGCGGAAGGACGAAAGCGCGACGACGAGCTCCAACTCGTGGAGAAGACGCTCGGGGACGTGCGTGTCTTTTTGAGCACGATTCAATTGGAAGAAGGGCGGGGCCGCAATGACTATGGGCAACACTTGTCGCTGCTGCATACAATCGATCATTTGGAGCGGTGGCTGTTCGTCATGCGAGAAGTCGAACCGGTCGACGCCCTTCGGGATACAGACTTCCTGGTCGCGCGCCAGCTCGTCTTGCATGAACTCGACATGTTGGAGACGCTCAACCATCACACGCCCCCGGAAGAGTCTCGGCAGTGGAAGACAGCCTCGAAACAGCTTGCCGAATATCGAAAAGCGCACCGGGCCGAACTGCTCGAGGAGACGGCAGCCAATCAGCTTGAGATGGACCAGACGATTCAAAAGGTGCAAGCTCTCCTCTGGCTCGACCGAATCGGCTATCACATTTGGCGTGCGACGCGTCATCTCATTAAACCGACCGTCCCGAGCGAGCGGTTTGAAGTGAATCTGGAAGACTGA